In the Arachis ipaensis cultivar K30076 chromosome B10, Araip1.1, whole genome shotgun sequence genome, one interval contains:
- the LOC110268363 gene encoding uncharacterized protein LOC110268363, translated as MANNMNLNIVAFTLTEGQSNNRPPYFNGSNYSYWKERMRIFVQSIDYNIWKIILNGPDVPTKQNADGEVVAKEDSEWTDEEKKKVELNAKAINLMHCAISFEEFRKVSRCKTAKEIWDKLKLTHEGTKQVRETRIDMLMKEYEMFSMKEDESIDQMFERFSIIINNLDAMGRNYSEETLVRKILRSLTKKWEVKSTAISERNDLIKITYNELRGKLLAYETTHMSQDKDDKKKSIALKSRMTAQGEESDDSFSDEEMVLFARKMRRLLRYKNKGKESSSSKDVKKDQVKFTCHHCKEPGHFKSDCPQLKKGEKSKKDKKKVMMATWEDLENDTSSESSDQEAQLCLMADHNDEDEVDLSDLSIDELHYIIKDISVNSKKLLDKYAKCKKENKALRTENDLLLKKVKANETSNEKFLKEENIALRAELEKYKLKHEVTASTDLISENKKLNEQIKNLNEDLAKFVQGSQNLNKLLASQRFGSEKSGLRFIEENKAVFKQNFKKFEASSSKLFKPKGFSKPQKSVSKNHCYKCNRNGHDPPQCFIFLKSFGNDNKLYKINKERLS; from the coding sequence atgGCCAACAACATGAATCTCAACATCGTGGCTTTCACTCTCACTGAAGGGCAGTCCAATAATAGACCTCCCTACTTCAATGGCAGCAACTACTCTTACTGGAAAGAGAGAATGAGAATATTCGTGCAGTCGATCGACTACAACATCTGGAAGATCATTCTCAATGGTCCAGACGTTCCCACCAAACAGAATGCTGATGGAGAAGTTGTGGCAAAGGAGGACAGCGAATGGAcagatgaagaaaagaagaaggttgAACTCAATGCCAAGGCAATCAACCTGATGCATTGTGCAATCAGTTTTGAAGAGTTCAGAAAAGTGTCAAGGTGCAAAACGGCTAAAGAAATCTGGGATAAGCTCAAACTCACTCATGAAGGCACTAAGCAAGTGAGGGAGACTAGAATTGACATGCTGATGAAGGAGTATGAAATGTTCAGTATGAAGGAGGATGAGAGCATCGATCAAATGTTCGAAAGGttctcaataatcatcaacaatctgGACGCCATGGGAAGAAACTACTCTGAAGAAACCTTGGTAAGAAAGATTCTGAGAAGTCTTACTAAGAAATGGGAAGTGAAAAGCACAGCCATCTCTGAAAGGAATGATTTGATCAAAATCACCTATAATGAGCTGAGAGGCAAGCTGCTGGCTTATGAAACCACTCACATGTCTCAAGACAAagatgacaaaaagaaaagtatagcacTAAAATCAAGAATGACAGCCCAAGGAGAAGAATCTGATGACAGtttctcagatgaagaaatggTGCTCTTTGCAAGAAAAATGAGAAGACTACTGAGATACAAAAACAAAGGCAAAGAAAGCTCCTCATCCAAAGATGTCAAGAAAGATCAAGTCAAGTTCACATGCCATCACTGCAAGGAGCCTGGTCACTTCAAGTCAGATTGCCCTCAACTTAAGAAAGGAGAAAAATCCAagaaagacaaaaagaaggtgatgatGGCAACATGGGAGGACTTGGAGAATGACACCAGCTCAGAGAGCTCAGATCAAGAAGCTCAATTATGTCTGATGGCAGATCATAATGATGAAGATGAGGTAGATCTCTCTGACTTATCTATTGATGAACTGCACTACATTATCAAAGACATTTCTGTGAACTCTAAGAAACTCTTGGATAAGTATGCTAAATGTAAGAAAGAAAATAAGGCTTTGAGGACAGAAAATGATcttcttttgaaaaaggttaaGGCAAATGAAACTAGCAATGAAAagtttttaaaagaagaaaacattGCCTTGCGAGCTGAATTAGAAAAATACAAACTCAAGCATGAAGTTACTGCTTCCACTGATTTGATTTCTGAAAACAAAAAGCTgaatgaacaaataaaaaatttgaatgaaGACTTAGCAAAGTTTGTTCAAGGTTCTCAAAATCTGAACAAACTACTTGCTAGTCAAAGGTTTGGATCTGAAAAATCTGGACTTAGATTCATAGAGGAAAACAAGGCTGTTTTCAAacaaaactttaaaaaatttgaagCCTCCTCTTCCAAGCTTTTCAAACCAAAAGGATTCAGCAAACCTCAAAAATCAGTAAGCAAGAATCATTGCTACAAGTGCAATAGAAATGGTCATGATCCTCCTCAATGTTTCATCTTTCTTAAGTCTTTTGGTAAtgataataaattatataaaattaataaagagAGGCTTAGTTAG